ACAATGGAAGAGGACTTACAATAGAGGTCGGTGAGGATACGCCTCCGTCATTAGGTATCAGCCTGATGCAGGGACTAGCCAAAGATCTTGAAGGTGAGTTTCAGATGCTGGACCGAAACGGTACCACTATAATTGTTCGTTTCCCACTCGAAGTATTAATAACATAAAAGACAGTATTAATACAGCATCTTCCGGGAAAGGCCTGAATACAAGCCCGAAGTGCATGGCGTTTTTCTCAAGCAGGCTCTCAGGTGATAACTGCGAAATTTTTAAGAAATAAAGTAATTGTTTTTCCTTTGTTCAGGAAACACTTATTACGGAATTTTTGTTTGATGCATTTATGTAATTGTTCGATTATCTTTAGAAACTGGTTTGAAAGCGATTCGTCACGGGTAACAAAAAGGAACAGCCCGCTCAAAATGAGCGAGCTTTTTTTATTTTACATTTAGCCTTATTGATCCGCGTTATAACCGCGCTAGCCTTGCACAAACTTCTTCAACACAACATTGCCACCACTGCTTCCCGCAATCTCGAAACCCAATTTCTGCACCAGCTTTATCGCCGCAAAGTTACCTGGTGTGGTTTCTCCCACAAAAATCCTGATGCCGAGCGTAGAAGCGGCGAAATCCATGACCAGTGTAAACGCCCTTGCCATATATCCTTTCCCCTGGTATTCCGGAAGTAGTGCGCCGCCTACCTGTATTTCCCCGGTAGTCGTTTCGAAATGATGTAGTGCACAGTCACCAATGATTTTGCCGGGATCATCTACCAGTGCGATCGTCCAAATGTATTCGCAGTAGGACATGATGCGGTTGGTAAATTGTTCAGGTGTTTCGCCAGGCTCGAATGGCTTTTCCTCCTGGGTATTGTACAGCAGGTAGAAAGCAGCTGCGTCGGCAGTGGTGAGTGGACGAAGTAATATCTGGCGATCATTTAAGGTGGGCATGATAAGAAGGTTAATCAGCAAATTATTCATTCGTGGTTGAAAGGCAGCCGGGCCATAAGTCTGGAGTCGGTCCTGCATATAGCAATCCTTACAAAGATAGGAATTGTTATAGTACGTTATAGTTCACCATTTTCACTTTCAGATTTGTTTAATCGCTGCTATCGGATATATTCGTATCACCTTACCAATTTGATAGTAAATGAAAACAATAACCCGCATTTTTGCCCTATTCCTTTTAGCGTTCGCCACGTACCAGGCGGCGGCACATCCCGCCCGGAAGGAGCCAGCAGCCAACACAGCTCAAACATCTGACCTGGTACTGCTCGCCCGTGTATGGGGCTATCTGAAGTATTTTTCGCCTGCCATCAGCGAGCGAGATATAGATTGGGATAAGGTACTCATCACGCAGTTGCAATACCTGGATGAAAATTCTGCGGCTGGCATCGGGCAGCCACTCAAGGAAATGCTGGACGCTGCCATCCCGGTTATGCCCTCGGGGAAGAAAACCGGTGCCAGGCAGCTTGCTAAAGCGAAAGCGATCGAAAAAGTGAATGTGGATTACAGCTGGATCAGGAATGCGTCGCAACTTAGTACCAGCGATAAGGAACGCTTGTTGGCGTTAGCTGATCATTTTGCGCCGTTTCGTAATAAGTATGTAGATGCGCCGGAAGTGGCGCAACGGCCTTCGCCTGTTTTTAAGGAAGATAGCTATGGAAAGCAATATTTGCCTGAAAAGTACTATCGGCTGCTGGCACTGTTCCGCTATTGGAACATCATGGAATATTACCTACCCGCTAAATATCAGCAGAATGGTACGTGGCCGCAAACATTGGCGAAGCTTATCCCCGAGTTCACCGCTGCGGATACAGACCGGGCATATGGCCTTGCGCTGATGAAACTGAATGCAGCCATCACCGACGGGCATACGATCATGCCAACCCGCCCTAAGTTTAATGAGCTTATATTCGGAAGCCGGTTAGTACGCCTCCCGTTTAGTATGGGCGTGATCGGCGATACGGTGTTGGTGACGCACATGGATTCCGGGTTTGCCGAAATAAGCGGCATGCGCAGAGGCGATCGCATATTAGACCTGAACGGAAAGCCGGTACGTCAGTATGCCGATTCCTTAAAAGCTTTTATGAGTGAACCGCGTGACGTAATCAAGGAATTTCATCTCACAAGGTCTGGCATGTTGCAAAGAATACCCGCACCAGCAAATCTGATGCTGGTTACCTTTGAGCGGGCGGGGAAACAGCACCAATTTGCGATGGAGTACAAAGAGAAGGAACAAGCAATGTATGCCCGATCGGCGCGTAATTATATGCTCAGGCAAGTGGAACAAGAAAAGCAGCAACCTGTAAAGCCAGCCATGCGCATGCTCGAAGGTGATGTGCTGTTCATCGATCCATCGAAATGGACGGGTACCATGGCGGATA
This genomic interval from Chitinophaga horti contains the following:
- a CDS encoding GNAT family N-acetyltransferase; its protein translation is MPTLNDRQILLRPLTTADAAAFYLLYNTQEEKPFEPGETPEQFTNRIMSYCEYIWTIALVDDPGKIIGDCALHHFETTTGEIQVGGALLPEYQGKGYMARAFTLVMDFAASTLGIRIFVGETTPGNFAAIKLVQKLGFEIAGSSGGNVVLKKFVQG
- a CDS encoding S41 family peptidase, giving the protein MKTITRIFALFLLAFATYQAAAHPARKEPAANTAQTSDLVLLARVWGYLKYFSPAISERDIDWDKVLITQLQYLDENSAAGIGQPLKEMLDAAIPVMPSGKKTGARQLAKAKAIEKVNVDYSWIRNASQLSTSDKERLLALADHFAPFRNKYVDAPEVAQRPSPVFKEDSYGKQYLPEKYYRLLALFRYWNIMEYYLPAKYQQNGTWPQTLAKLIPEFTAADTDRAYGLALMKLNAAITDGHTIMPTRPKFNELIFGSRLVRLPFSMGVIGDTVLVTHMDSGFAEISGMRRGDRILDLNGKPVRQYADSLKAFMSEPRDVIKEFHLTRSGMLQRIPAPANLMLVTFERAGKQHQFAMEYKEKEQAMYARSARNYMLRQVEQEKQQPVKPAMRMLEGDVLFIDPSKWTGTMADTTRKLLAKAKSLIIECRTYPNFDFINFTSFLFKRSTKCLVWNRVSVYPGLTKTMDYVRGPDHTIHFKGPVVALISEASLSRPEMLTMIIKARGGNTRLIGRATAGADGDVTPIPMVGDQQMYFFISGLGVLYPDGGYTQGIGIPPDIEVPNSLDQLDGTRDVIFERAVEYLASQQY